One window of Perca flavescens isolate YP-PL-M2 chromosome 15, PFLA_1.0, whole genome shotgun sequence genomic DNA carries:
- the lpar2a gene encoding lysophosphatidic acid receptor 2a gives MWLKSHRFATPGVCLSRYFRLQLKAAPSPVCRSSPADLSENDSERRRLERADNNRESSSKTLSVMKWQLATPVSCETCLNGHTKNGVMAMESSVLSNCDYSHNVTFFYNLVGKKINLMWTTRDSVVIGLGLTVCLIVVLANLMVMVAIFMNHRFHFPIYYLLGNMAAADLFAGMAYANLMLNTGPWTRMLTKEQWYIRGALIDISLTASVANLLAVAVERHQTIITMQLHSKMSKRRVVLLIVGIWAVSIVMGLVPSTFWNCECDLEDCSTVAPLYSRHFLIFWASLNLLTFFIMVAVYTRIFIYVRYQTRYVSQHTLEMRHRQTVVNLMKTISMVLGAFVICWMPGLVTLLLDGLLGEASHANTYEKFCLAIAECNSMVNPIIYTLRDDEMRRTFKWILCCLCRRGGDQQKELSLVEMDSPLPEETLGCVPKSED, from the exons atgtggctcaagagccacaggttcgccacccctggtGTATGTCTTTCCCGATATTTCCGGTTGCAGTTGAAAGCAGCGCCTTCACCTGTCTGTCGGTCAAGTCCAGCTGATCTGAGTGAGAATGATTCAGAGAGGCGTCGGCTTGAACGAGCGGACAACAACAGGGAGAGCAGCTCAAAGACTTTGTCTGTAATGAAATGGCAGCTAGCAACTCCGGTGTCATGTGAGACCTGCCTGAATGGACACACTAAAAACGGCG TTATGGCCATGGAGAGCAGTGTGTTGAGTAACTGTGACTACAGCCACAATGTCACCTTCTTCTACAACTTGGTGGGTAAGAAGATAAACTTGATGTGGACGACGCGGGACTCTGTGGTAATCGGACTGGGCTTGACGGTATGTCTCATTGTAGTCCTAGCCAACCTGATGGTGATGGTGGCCATCTTCATGAACCACCGCTTCCACTTCCCCATCTACTATCTCCTGGGCAACATGGCAGCAGCTGACCTGTTTGCAGGTATGGCCTACGCCAACCTGATGTTGAACACGGGCCCCTGGACCAGAATGCTCACCAAGGAGCAGTGGTACATCCGCGGGGCTTTGATTGACATCAGCCTGACGGCCTCTGTGGCCAACCTTCTGGCTGTTGCCGTGGAGCGCCACCAGACCATCATCACCATGCAGCTGCACAGCAAGATGAGCAAGCGGCGCGTGGTGCTGCTGATAGTCGGCATCTGGGCTGTGAGCATCGTCATGGGCCTGGTGCCCTCAACGTTTTGGAACTGCGAGTGTGATCTGGAGGACTGCTCCACCGTCGCTCCTCTCTACAGCCGCCACTTCCTCATCTTCTGGGCATCTCTCAACCTGCTTACTTTCTTCATCATGGTGGCCGTGTACACTCGTATCTTTATCTACGTGAGATACCAGACCAGGTACGTGTCTCAGCACACCTTGGAGATGCGTCACCGGCAGACTGTTGTCAACCTGATGAAAACGATCTCCATGGTTCTGG GCGCGTTTGTAATCTGCTGGATGCCTGGCCTCGTGACTCTCTTACTGGACGGGCTATTGGGTGAAGCCAGCCACGCCAACACCTATGAGAAGTTCTGTTTGGCGATAGCAGAATGCAACTCTATGGTCAATCCTATCATCTATACTCTGCGAGACGACGAGATGCGGAGGACGTTCAAGTGGATCTTGTGCTGCCTTTGTCGGAGAGGTGGCGACCAGCAGAAGGAGCTGTCACTTGTCGAGATGGACTCCCCTCTGCCAGAG GAAACTCTTGGCTGTGTCCCAAAATCAGAAGATTAG